A single Bacillus oleivorans DNA region contains:
- a CDS encoding 2-methylaconitate cis-trans isomerase PrpF family protein, with amino-acid sequence MSNIIKIPCAYMRGGTSKGLVVKEDDLPEAGPLRDQILLRIFGSPDKRQTDGIGGATSLTSKLCIVGKPSIPEAHINYTFGQVSIDKPTIDYKPTCGNMSTCVGLYAAEEGYVELTEPITTVKIYNTNIQKIIEVDIQVKDGKIQYNGDFRIAGVPGTSSKMTVNFIDSGGSITGKLLPTGNVKDIVTLEDGRHFVISVIDCANLVVFVDAAQLNISGTEVGEEFHQEDLANTIEAIRVEVGYQLQLFTDKSKVSPASHALPKITLVAKPQTYTTKNGEVIEAKDIDLVGRYISMGILHQAFAVSGGCAAAAAAQIPGSVVNQLLNGVKKESILIGHPTGIINVEAMVQGSEGNYTVKRAAIGRTARRIMDGYAYVHAVHSLQSIKNHA; translated from the coding sequence ATGAGTAATATCATAAAGATACCGTGTGCCTATATGCGTGGAGGAACCAGTAAGGGACTAGTGGTCAAAGAAGACGATTTGCCTGAGGCAGGTCCTTTACGAGATCAAATTTTGTTGCGAATATTTGGGAGTCCAGATAAAAGACAGACTGATGGTATTGGGGGAGCTACATCTTTAACCAGTAAGCTTTGTATCGTGGGAAAGCCATCGATACCTGAAGCTCATATTAATTATACATTCGGTCAAGTCAGTATTGATAAACCCACAATTGACTATAAGCCTACGTGCGGCAACATGTCTACATGTGTTGGCCTATATGCTGCAGAAGAGGGATATGTTGAACTGACAGAACCAATCACGACCGTAAAAATTTATAACACCAATATTCAAAAGATCATCGAAGTGGATATCCAGGTGAAAGACGGAAAAATCCAGTATAATGGAGATTTTAGAATTGCAGGGGTTCCAGGGACTTCCTCAAAAATGACGGTCAATTTTATAGACTCTGGCGGCTCTATAACTGGAAAGCTCCTTCCGACTGGCAATGTAAAGGATATTGTAACGCTAGAGGATGGCCGTCACTTTGTGATTTCGGTTATTGATTGTGCCAACTTAGTGGTATTTGTAGATGCTGCCCAATTAAATATAAGCGGTACCGAAGTGGGGGAAGAGTTCCATCAAGAGGATTTGGCAAATACGATAGAAGCGATACGAGTCGAAGTGGGTTATCAATTACAACTTTTCACCGACAAAAGCAAAGTGTCACCAGCCTCTCACGCTTTACCGAAAATCACACTAGTAGCAAAACCGCAAACATATACAACGAAAAATGGTGAGGTCATCGAAGCAAAAGATATTGATTTAGTTGGCAGATATATTTCCATGGGTATTTTACACCAAGCATTTGCAGTAAGCGGTGGTTGTGCAGCAGCTGCAGCAGCTCAAATACCTGGGTCTGTTGTGAATCAGCTATTAAACGGAGTTAAAAAAGAATCTATCCTTATTGGTCATCCTACCGGAATTATAAATGTAGAGGCCATGGTTCAAGGCAGTGAAGGAAACTATACGGTTAAAAGAGCAGCTATTGGCCGAACAGCGAGAAGAATCATGGACGGATATGCATATGTCCACGCGGTACACAGCTTACAATCAATAAAGAATCACGCTTAA
- a CDS encoding Ldh family oxidoreductase → METQIYDRVLQTHYIDMGKKALMETGVSHEHAEIQMQSLLESDLRGVFSHGIFRLPRYLEQLKNKYINPSPNIRNFKRNEIIEVLDGDHGLGAIVGTVAMRKAIEKSKKVGVGVVACRKSNHFGTAAYYAEMASSENQIGIVLTNSSPIIAPTGSIRPLIGNNPWSISVPTKGKPITLDLANTIVAKGKLRIAMQNGESIPLGWALDQNGKPTTDPKEALKGVVLPIGEYKGYGIALMVEILAGIITGADFSVNMVDHDAEGKRNVGHLFISLNLEHFMEITEYYSRIEELIDLIKTSPTLKNDGVFLPGEKEWNNKSSQLDEYVTLPEKSFQVFNQLFHHYAER, encoded by the coding sequence ATGGAAACACAGATATACGATAGAGTTCTTCAAACTCATTATATAGATATGGGGAAAAAGGCTTTAATGGAAACAGGGGTTTCACATGAGCATGCAGAAATACAAATGCAGTCTTTGTTAGAAAGTGATCTTCGCGGCGTTTTTTCCCACGGCATATTTAGGCTCCCTCGATATTTGGAGCAGCTTAAGAATAAATATATTAATCCGTCTCCGAATATCAGAAATTTCAAAAGAAATGAAATAATTGAAGTTTTAGATGGAGATCATGGACTCGGCGCTATTGTTGGCACAGTTGCAATGAGAAAAGCTATCGAGAAATCCAAAAAAGTTGGAGTAGGAGTAGTGGCGTGCAGGAAGAGCAACCATTTTGGGACTGCAGCCTACTACGCTGAAATGGCTTCAAGTGAAAATCAAATTGGAATCGTACTTACGAATAGCTCTCCAATCATTGCTCCAACGGGAAGCATAAGGCCATTAATTGGGAATAACCCTTGGTCTATCTCTGTTCCGACGAAAGGAAAGCCGATTACATTAGATTTAGCCAATACGATTGTTGCGAAAGGAAAGTTACGAATTGCCATGCAAAATGGTGAGTCAATCCCGCTTGGTTGGGCTCTCGACCAAAACGGAAAACCAACAACTGATCCTAAAGAGGCATTAAAGGGTGTTGTTCTGCCTATAGGGGAATATAAGGGATACGGAATAGCCCTAATGGTAGAGATTTTGGCAGGGATTATAACCGGGGCGGATTTTAGTGTGAACATGGTAGACCATGATGCTGAGGGGAAACGAAATGTTGGCCACTTATTTATAAGCTTAAATCTGGAGCATTTCATGGAAATCACTGAATATTACTCAAGAATCGAGGAACTGATCGACCTCATTAAAACGTCTCCAACTTTAAAGAACGATGGGGTCTTCCTTCCAGGGGAAAAAGAATGGAACAACAAGTCGAGTCAATTGGATGAATATGTAACTCTTCCGGAGAAAAGTTTTCAAGTATTTAACCAACTTTTTCATCATTACGCAGAAAGATGA
- a CDS encoding RraA family protein produces MKSLIEEFKELPTTCISDALNGLTNMDPAIKPVKANVKVAGRAYTVKVRAGDNYMVLKGISELSPGDVLVIDAKGYLHNASCGDFVGELAKVMGAAGIVIDGVVRDLAGIKKLEFPVFCRGNTVAASDKAGTGETGVAISCGGTPVKPGDMIVGDEDGVVVIPRETENEVLQKAKEKLAKDIEREKKVLVSREAAAEYLREVLNKG; encoded by the coding sequence ATGAAATCATTGATTGAGGAATTTAAAGAACTGCCGACAACTTGCATTTCCGATGCTCTGAATGGGCTAACCAATATGGATCCAGCAATCAAACCGGTAAAAGCGAATGTAAAAGTAGCAGGTAGAGCTTATACGGTTAAGGTTCGAGCAGGCGATAACTATATGGTTTTAAAAGGGATAAGTGAACTGTCACCTGGAGACGTGTTAGTAATCGACGCAAAGGGGTATCTCCATAATGCGTCATGTGGTGATTTCGTGGGTGAATTAGCAAAGGTAATGGGAGCCGCAGGAATCGTAATTGATGGTGTAGTACGGGACTTAGCTGGTATAAAAAAATTGGAGTTTCCTGTCTTTTGCCGCGGGAACACCGTTGCAGCGAGTGACAAAGCGGGGACTGGTGAAACAGGTGTCGCGATTTCGTGTGGAGGTACACCTGTTAAACCAGGAGATATGATTGTTGGCGATGAAGACGGAGTAGTGGTGATCCCAAGGGAGACAGAAAATGAGGTGCTCCAAAAAGCCAAGGAAAAACTGGCTAAAGATATAGAACGTGAAAAAAAGGTACTGGTTAGCAGAGAGGCAGCTGCCGAGTACCTCCGAGAAGTGTTAAACAAGGGGTAG
- a CDS encoding LysR family transcriptional regulator, whose translation MEDRDWLILKTIYEEKNMSKAAQVLHVSQPALTYRLQQLETEFNTKIVHRSNKGVEFTGQGEYLAKYAVDMLNKLRMTKEIVESMENKVQGTLRLGVSRNFARYNLPPLLSNFLTKYPDIKFHLITGFSSEITDLVYKEEFHIGIIRGNNNWKEQKLLLAQEPVCIVSKSEIDSNSLPALPRIHYETEPSLQSVINNWWEENFTQPPFITMRVDRIDTCKEMVKNGLGYAIVPKACLTEDDILYQINLTTRDQKEILRDTWVIYRNSSLELTMIRAFIDFIKSIKQEGV comes from the coding sequence ATGGAAGACCGAGATTGGCTTATCTTAAAAACGATTTATGAAGAGAAAAACATGTCAAAGGCAGCTCAGGTACTTCATGTTTCACAGCCAGCCCTCACCTATAGACTTCAACAATTAGAGACTGAATTTAATACCAAAATTGTTCATCGAAGTAATAAAGGTGTTGAGTTCACGGGACAAGGGGAATATTTAGCCAAATATGCTGTTGATATGCTCAACAAATTAAGAATGACCAAAGAAATCGTTGAAAGTATGGAAAACAAAGTTCAGGGAACTCTTAGGCTTGGTGTATCGCGAAATTTTGCACGCTATAATCTTCCCCCGTTGCTATCCAATTTTTTAACAAAGTATCCCGATATCAAGTTTCATTTAATCACAGGCTTCAGCTCCGAGATTACTGATCTTGTTTATAAAGAAGAATTCCACATCGGAATTATAAGAGGAAATAATAACTGGAAAGAGCAGAAACTATTATTAGCACAAGAACCTGTCTGTATCGTATCGAAATCAGAAATTGATAGTAATAGTCTCCCTGCTTTGCCTCGTATTCACTATGAAACTGAACCTTCCTTACAGAGTGTCATTAACAATTGGTGGGAAGAGAATTTTACCCAGCCTCCATTCATCACGATGAGAGTAGATCGGATTGATACATGTAAAGAAATGGTGAAAAATGGTCTTGGGTATGCCATTGTTCCAAAAGCTTGTTTAACAGAAGACGATATACTATATCAAATCAATCTAACGACTCGTGATCAGAAGGAAATTCTCAGGGACACTTGGGTCATTTACCGCAATTCGTCACTTGAGTTGACAATGATCCGTGCGTTTATTGATTTTATTAAGAGTATCAAACAAGAAGGCGTTTAA
- a CDS encoding 2-hydroxyacid dehydrogenase yields MKTVILDDWNRVYENHPRLERLKALGEVVLYHDRARSEEELIDRLKDADIVIPIRERSKFTRKVIESLPKLKLIAQTGTGIAHIDTDAAKQRNLPIAVTPGGSTDSVAELTFALMLACVKRIPYGQERMKQGDWPPLIGGELKGKKLGIIGLGKIGSEVARRAKAFKMEVSSWGPTLTPERAAEQDIQYMSLEDLLKETDVISLHVRLVPQTTHLLTKEHFKLMKKTSILINTSRGKVVNEADLIWALENGEIGGAGLDVFEKEPIAPDNPFLTLENVVLTPHIGWVSAEVFDRFLTLCVENILQFSEGNPKNLKQL; encoded by the coding sequence ATGAAAACGGTTATCTTAGATGACTGGAATAGAGTGTATGAAAACCATCCTCGATTAGAACGATTAAAAGCTTTGGGTGAAGTGGTTTTATACCATGATCGAGCTCGGAGTGAAGAAGAGCTAATTGATAGATTAAAAGATGCGGATATTGTGATTCCCATTCGTGAGAGAAGCAAGTTTACGAGAAAAGTCATTGAGAGCCTTCCTAAACTCAAATTAATCGCACAAACAGGAACAGGAATAGCTCATATTGATACAGATGCAGCCAAGCAAAGGAATCTTCCGATTGCTGTGACTCCAGGGGGTTCTACAGATTCTGTCGCTGAACTCACCTTTGCTCTCATGCTTGCCTGTGTGAAACGAATCCCCTATGGTCAGGAAAGAATGAAACAAGGGGATTGGCCACCGCTTATTGGCGGTGAGCTAAAAGGGAAGAAACTAGGTATTATTGGTTTAGGAAAAATTGGCAGTGAAGTAGCAAGGCGGGCAAAAGCCTTTAAGATGGAGGTAAGTAGCTGGGGCCCAACACTGACACCTGAACGGGCTGCTGAACAAGACATTCAGTATATGTCATTAGAAGATTTATTGAAGGAAACTGATGTAATCTCATTACATGTCCGGCTTGTACCACAAACCACTCATTTATTAACAAAGGAACACTTTAAACTCATGAAGAAAACAAGCATTTTGATCAATACCTCTCGTGGAAAAGTCGTCAATGAAGCTGATTTGATATGGGCTTTAGAGAATGGCGAAATCGGAGGAGCTGGATTAGATGTATTTGAAAAGGAACCAATCGCACCTGATAATCCTTTTCTTACATTGGAAAACGTCGTTTTAACACCGCATATTGGCTGGGTTTCTGCAGAAGTATTTGACCGGTTTTTAACCCTTTGTGTTGAAAATATCCTTCAATTTTCTGAAGGGAATCCAAAAAATTTGAAGCAATTATAA
- the tcuA gene encoding FAD-dependent tricarballylate dehydrogenase TcuA, translating to MSDKNFEYDVVVVGAGNAALCAAISAHEQGSKVLVLEKGPREKRGGNSFFTDGAIRFAFSGLEAIRKIIPSITDEEAAKIEIPPYSEDTYYGDLMRVTDNRSNPGLARQLVSKSYQTIKWMKDHGVEFELIYDNQSFEKDGKRHFWGGLPVKTVNKGVGLIASLNYRVQQLGIDVWYESPAVKLIKEDDKITGIVVKKGENEVSVTTKSVVLACGGFEANKKWRGEYLGSEWEAAIVRGTEFNTGDGLSMALEAGAQKFGQWSGCHSVGTDLNAPKVGDFTKPGDIFKKHSYPLGIMVNKEGKRFVDEGADFRNYTYAKYGREVLKQPDHMAIQIYDSQVRHMLRKEYDLEEATVVQADTLEELAEKLPVNKKQFLQTIKEYNTAVQDTPYFPNEKDGKCTVGITPPKSNWALRIEKGPFYAYPITCGITFSFGALHVSPGGEVLDEQGSPIKGLFAAGEMVGGIFYDNYPGGSGLMSGAVFGKIAGASAAAYVHQPDQQGSGVS from the coding sequence ATGTCAGATAAAAACTTTGAATATGATGTTGTAGTAGTTGGGGCTGGGAATGCAGCTTTATGTGCAGCGATATCAGCACATGAACAAGGAAGCAAGGTGCTTGTTTTAGAGAAAGGACCACGTGAAAAACGAGGCGGGAACTCATTTTTTACCGACGGAGCGATTCGGTTTGCATTTAGCGGATTAGAAGCGATTCGTAAAATAATACCTAGTATTACAGATGAAGAAGCAGCGAAGATTGAAATTCCGCCTTATAGTGAAGATACGTATTATGGTGATTTAATGAGGGTCACAGATAATAGAAGTAATCCGGGACTAGCAAGACAATTAGTTTCAAAATCCTACCAAACGATTAAATGGATGAAAGATCATGGAGTGGAATTTGAACTAATCTATGATAATCAGTCATTCGAAAAAGATGGAAAACGTCACTTCTGGGGAGGCTTACCAGTTAAAACGGTTAATAAGGGAGTCGGACTCATCGCTTCTCTCAATTATCGGGTTCAGCAGCTAGGAATAGATGTATGGTATGAATCACCTGCAGTGAAGCTGATAAAAGAGGATGACAAAATTACTGGTATCGTCGTTAAAAAAGGTGAGAATGAAGTTAGTGTAACAACGAAAAGTGTTGTGCTTGCCTGCGGAGGTTTTGAAGCCAATAAAAAGTGGCGTGGCGAGTACTTAGGATCAGAGTGGGAAGCTGCTATTGTCAGAGGAACTGAATTTAACACAGGTGACGGCTTGTCAATGGCACTGGAAGCAGGTGCACAAAAGTTTGGTCAATGGTCCGGTTGTCACTCTGTTGGTACGGATCTCAATGCACCAAAGGTTGGGGATTTCACGAAACCGGGTGATATTTTTAAGAAGCATTCTTACCCTCTGGGAATTATGGTCAATAAGGAAGGAAAGCGCTTTGTAGATGAAGGAGCTGATTTCAGAAACTATACGTATGCCAAGTACGGACGTGAAGTTTTAAAGCAGCCTGATCATATGGCCATTCAAATTTATGATTCTCAAGTGCGCCATATGCTTCGCAAAGAATACGACCTCGAAGAAGCAACGGTTGTTCAAGCAGATACTTTAGAGGAATTAGCGGAAAAATTACCGGTCAATAAAAAGCAATTCTTGCAGACGATTAAGGAATACAACACAGCGGTTCAAGATACACCTTACTTTCCGAATGAGAAAGATGGAAAGTGTACAGTAGGAATCACACCGCCAAAATCAAACTGGGCCTTACGAATTGAAAAAGGACCTTTTTATGCGTACCCGATCACTTGTGGAATCACCTTTTCATTTGGAGCATTGCATGTTAGTCCAGGTGGAGAAGTGTTAGACGAACAAGGTTCACCAATAAAAGGATTGTTTGCAGCTGGTGAGATGGTTGGAGGTATTTTTTATGATAACTATCCAGGCGGTTCCGGTTTAATGTCTGGAGCCGTATTTGGAAAAATAGCGGGTGCATCGGCAGCTGCTTATGTTCACCAGCCAGATCAACAAGGAAGCGGGGTAAGTTAA
- a CDS encoding isocitrate/isopropylmalate dehydrogenase family protein has product MGKYVLGVMKGDGIGPEIVTETVKVLHAVEAAIDGLEFDCKELPIGLDAYETMGSTLPEQTINALKKCDAGILGPLTTHSYEKDNPHTVNASGALRRKFDLYANIRPARNFPGVKTRYDGIDLVVVRENTEGMYADRNLYYGNGEIMPDPDTVLSFRVVTRKGSERISKIGLELANARKKKYASLVHKMNVLDKGCGLFVNSAKKVANHYPEVKIDDYHIDAFALHLVQRPEDFDVIITTNMFGDILSDLTAGLVGGLGLAPGLNLGDDFMIAQATHGSAPTIAGQSIANPTAEILSAKMMLEWLGIRHQDEKAAQAANLIEEAVEQVLLQGIKTPDLGGNASTSEYGDALVHYIKEKAVSVQGSSLK; this is encoded by the coding sequence ATGGGAAAATACGTCTTAGGTGTCATGAAAGGAGATGGCATCGGGCCGGAGATTGTGACGGAAACCGTCAAGGTGTTACATGCCGTTGAAGCAGCAATAGATGGGCTGGAGTTTGACTGCAAGGAACTTCCTATCGGATTAGATGCATATGAAACAATGGGATCAACCCTGCCAGAACAAACGATTAATGCACTTAAAAAATGTGATGCAGGCATTCTTGGTCCTTTGACAACCCATAGTTATGAAAAAGATAATCCTCATACAGTCAATGCGAGCGGTGCATTAAGAAGGAAATTTGATTTATACGCAAATATCCGTCCGGCACGAAACTTTCCTGGGGTCAAAACAAGATACGATGGGATTGATCTTGTCGTTGTCCGGGAAAATACAGAGGGCATGTATGCAGATCGTAATTTATATTATGGGAATGGAGAAATTATGCCAGATCCTGATACCGTCCTTTCTTTCCGTGTTGTAACGAGAAAAGGAAGTGAAAGAATTTCCAAAATTGGGCTCGAACTCGCCAACGCACGCAAGAAAAAATACGCAAGCTTGGTCCACAAAATGAATGTATTAGACAAAGGCTGCGGCCTATTTGTAAATAGTGCCAAAAAGGTTGCCAATCATTATCCTGAAGTCAAAATAGATGACTATCACATTGATGCCTTTGCTTTACATCTGGTTCAACGGCCAGAAGATTTTGATGTCATCATTACAACCAATATGTTTGGCGATATTTTATCTGATTTAACCGCTGGCTTAGTGGGCGGGCTTGGTCTAGCACCTGGACTCAATCTGGGTGACGACTTTATGATCGCACAAGCCACTCACGGATCGGCACCAACGATCGCCGGACAAAGCATCGCGAACCCTACGGCAGAAATATTATCAGCGAAAATGATGCTGGAATGGCTGGGAATCAGACACCAAGATGAAAAAGCTGCCCAAGCGGCAAACTTGATAGAAGAAGCTGTCGAACAGGTTCTACTGCAAGGCATCAAAACACCTGATTTAGGCGGGAATGCTTCTACTTCTGAGTATGGAGATGCACTTGTGCATTATATAAAGGAAAAGGCTGTAAGTGTTCAGGGATCTTCCTTGAAATAG
- a CDS encoding SLC13 family permease: MITNRSKWMIFSSALVIFFSLFFLLQDVEWPIRISLSIMLASVPLWIFEPIPFAQIALLLLCLFLVFDVAEADLALSGFASLALFLIVAGLMIGKAVNETNLGRRIAMWFLLKLCRLKNGLLIGVILIQQVLALFIPTPSIRTALLLPILESLFKDLPPQSTNLQKQVMLGLAFAANVSAICYLPAGMVNVITIEYINQYTSYEVSYGLWFLVMLPIWVLMLPLIYFSVTKTIRVDHYPDKLFEEKIQRLKEQLPPLDTKEKKSIAILLVVVLLWVTESFHGIHPAFTAVIGAVLLSLPKVGVISWNKIVQINMDVFFIIGATFSIGNILNQSGTATYLGNLITNLHFIEQIKNPWIFIILLILFVHFYHIIITNIGTAAVTLFPIVLTVAPVLNIDPVHATLLSGVTLVFGFIFVIGTLPNLLVQSTKIVSQKDFIVPGVLLTFFSLFLTAIISIFWWPYLIT; encoded by the coding sequence GTGATAACAAATCGGTCAAAATGGATGATCTTTAGTTCTGCGCTGGTAATTTTTTTCTCCCTATTTTTTCTTTTACAAGATGTAGAGTGGCCAATTAGAATCTCGTTATCTATTATGCTGGCAAGTGTTCCTTTATGGATTTTTGAACCAATCCCCTTTGCGCAGATTGCTTTACTATTGCTATGTTTATTTTTGGTTTTTGATGTAGCAGAAGCAGATCTAGCCTTAAGTGGGTTTGCTAGTCTTGCTTTATTTTTAATTGTGGCAGGCTTAATGATTGGAAAAGCAGTCAACGAAACAAATCTTGGCAGAAGAATCGCCATGTGGTTTTTATTGAAATTATGCAGACTGAAAAATGGTCTGCTTATTGGCGTTATCCTGATTCAGCAGGTTTTAGCTCTATTTATCCCTACTCCAAGCATTAGAACGGCTTTATTGCTTCCGATTCTGGAAAGTCTGTTTAAAGATCTCCCTCCACAATCAACGAATTTACAAAAGCAAGTGATGCTAGGTCTTGCCTTTGCTGCAAATGTAAGCGCGATTTGTTACCTGCCTGCAGGAATGGTAAATGTCATTACAATCGAATACATTAATCAATATACAAGCTATGAGGTTTCATACGGTCTTTGGTTCTTAGTGATGTTACCAATCTGGGTGTTGATGCTTCCCTTGATCTACTTTTCAGTCACGAAAACGATACGTGTTGATCATTATCCGGATAAGCTCTTTGAAGAAAAAATCCAAAGACTAAAAGAACAACTGCCGCCACTCGACACGAAAGAAAAGAAGAGTATAGCGATTCTATTAGTGGTGGTGTTGCTTTGGGTAACCGAATCGTTCCACGGTATCCACCCTGCATTTACCGCTGTTATTGGTGCTGTATTGCTTTCTTTACCGAAGGTCGGTGTAATCAGCTGGAATAAAATCGTGCAAATCAACATGGATGTTTTTTTCATTATTGGCGCCACGTTTTCAATAGGAAATATTTTAAATCAAAGCGGAACAGCCACCTACTTAGGAAATTTAATCACGAACTTACATTTCATTGAACAAATTAAAAATCCATGGATCTTCATCATTCTGCTCATTCTGTTTGTCCATTTCTATCATATAATTATCACCAATATCGGAACTGCGGCCGTTACGTTATTTCCAATTGTTCTAACGGTTGCTCCCGTATTAAATATAGACCCAGTTCATGCAACATTATTGTCAGGGGTTACGTTAGTCTTCGGATTCATTTTTGTAATTGGCACACTGCCGAATTTACTGGTCCAAAGTACGAAGATTGTGTCACAGAAGGATTTTATTGTACCGGGAGTTCTATTAACCTTTTTCTCTCTCTTTCTTACAGCCATTATTTCAATTTTTTGGTGGCCGTATTTAATAACATAA
- a CDS encoding MFS transporter, with protein MTTIARDLNAEHSLTQSEKKKIIFLICSVLLFSVMNGTMFMIAIPDIAASFSLLPSQVSWVVTGYIILYAIGALMYGKLADIYPLKTILTIGLCLFATGSIAGFFAPNFLMVVFARMIQATGAASIIALVFIVPSRYFPEEKGRVLGIVSSTMAFASGIGPVIGGLIAGALNWQFLFLISAFVLLTIPFFGRFLPKEEKQEGKVDLLGALLIAIAVAALILFITLFVWWYIIISFVFFGLFTWRIFHSDNPFIRPDMFRNAPYRTTIFAGFLAIMTMFGMMFMLPLLLSEVNDLNTLFIGLTLFPGAMAAAFTGRFAGSLADQRGGKQVAYIAMALMIAGFLLLSTFIGSPAWVISLVVIISYMAFPFLQTATASLISAVLPRNEIGVGMGIYNLFNFMSGAFGSAVIGKVLDYESGVRLNPISAADGHAAIYSNVFIGLAVLTILNVSYFYLSFKRIKV; from the coding sequence ATGACAACCATTGCTCGAGATTTAAATGCAGAACATAGTCTGACCCAATCAGAGAAAAAGAAGATCATTTTTTTGATTTGTTCAGTCTTATTATTTTCGGTTATGAATGGAACCATGTTCATGATTGCTATACCCGATATTGCTGCATCGTTTTCGCTTTTACCCTCACAAGTAAGCTGGGTGGTAACGGGCTATATCATTCTATATGCCATCGGGGCATTAATGTATGGAAAATTAGCTGATATTTATCCTTTGAAAACAATATTGACGATTGGCCTATGTCTATTTGCGACTGGTTCTATTGCTGGATTTTTTGCACCGAATTTTTTGATGGTCGTATTTGCACGTATGATACAAGCGACAGGCGCAGCTTCCATCATTGCCTTAGTGTTTATTGTTCCATCGAGGTACTTCCCAGAAGAGAAGGGACGAGTTTTAGGCATTGTGTCAAGTACGATGGCGTTTGCCTCTGGAATCGGACCAGTCATCGGCGGGTTGATTGCCGGAGCACTAAATTGGCAATTTTTATTTCTCATTTCAGCTTTCGTACTATTAACGATTCCGTTTTTCGGAAGGTTTCTTCCTAAAGAGGAGAAACAAGAAGGAAAAGTAGACCTACTAGGTGCTCTTTTAATCGCTATCGCAGTCGCCGCCTTGATTCTTTTTATTACCTTGTTTGTTTGGTGGTACATCATCATTAGTTTTGTATTTTTTGGCTTGTTCACCTGGCGAATCTTCCATAGTGACAATCCGTTCATCCGTCCTGATATGTTCCGTAATGCTCCCTATCGAACCACTATTTTTGCTGGTTTTCTTGCCATTATGACCATGTTTGGCATGATGTTTATGCTTCCTCTTTTGTTAAGTGAAGTGAATGACCTAAATACACTATTCATTGGTCTCACCTTATTTCCAGGAGCCATGGCTGCGGCTTTTACGGGGAGATTTGCGGGTAGCCTGGCTGACCAACGAGGAGGTAAGCAAGTAGCTTATATCGCGATGGCCCTTATGATAGCAGGCTTCCTTCTGCTTTCGACCTTTATTGGCAGTCCTGCTTGGGTAATCAGTCTAGTCGTCATCATCAGCTATATGGCTTTTCCATTTCTCCAAACAGCCACGGCCAGTTTAATATCAGCTGTGCTGCCTCGAAATGAAATAGGCGTAGGGATGGGAATCTATAACTTATTTAATTTCATGTCGGGTGCATTCGGCAGTGCAGTCATTGGGAAAGTATTAGATTACGAGAGTGGAGTTAGGTTGAACCCGATATCAGCAGCTGATGGTCATGCTGCCATATACAGTAACGTATTTATAGGGTTAGCTGTGTTGACAATTTTGAATGTTAGTTATTTTTATTTAAGCTTTAAAAGGATTAAAGTTTAA